Proteins encoded by one window of Sediminicoccus rosea:
- the wecB gene encoding non-hydrolyzing UDP-N-acetylglucosamine 2-epimerase, translated as MGTRPEAVKMAPVITALRQRPWARVSVLSTGQHRDMIAPMLEIFGITPDLALDVMRPGQSLAELTARLLQGLDPLLAREAPALLLAQGDTTTVLATAMAAFYRRIPFGHVEAGLRTGDMAYPFPEEFNRVTAARIAALHFAPSAGARENLLREGIPPDRVHVTGNPVMDALLQVAARPDLPPGHPAAPGARMILLTIHRRENTGAALEGICRAVAALHDRFGDVEFVYPMHPNPALRAVVRPLLGALPRVHLIEAVDYPRMAALLRQCSLVLTDSGGLQEEAPALGKPVFVLRAETERPELVEAGFARLVGHATQAILDGVSDFLTDPRPGGGFARGASPYGDGQAATRIADLCGSFLGVEACTAG; from the coding sequence CTGGGGACGCGGCCCGAGGCGGTGAAGATGGCCCCCGTCATCACCGCCTTGCGGCAGCGCCCCTGGGCACGGGTGAGCGTGCTCAGCACCGGCCAGCACCGCGACATGATCGCGCCCATGCTGGAAATCTTCGGCATCACGCCCGACCTTGCGCTGGACGTGATGCGGCCGGGGCAGAGCCTGGCCGAACTCACCGCGCGATTGCTCCAGGGGCTCGATCCGCTCCTGGCGCGCGAAGCGCCGGCGCTGCTGCTGGCGCAGGGCGACACCACCACCGTCCTCGCCACCGCCATGGCGGCCTTCTACCGCCGCATCCCCTTCGGCCATGTGGAAGCGGGTCTGCGCACCGGCGACATGGCCTATCCCTTCCCGGAGGAATTCAATCGCGTGACGGCGGCACGCATCGCCGCGCTGCATTTCGCGCCCAGCGCTGGGGCACGCGAGAACCTGCTGCGCGAGGGCATCCCGCCCGACCGCGTTCATGTGACGGGCAACCCGGTGATGGATGCGCTGCTGCAGGTGGCCGCGCGGCCCGACTTGCCGCCGGGCCATCCCGCGGCGCCGGGCGCGCGCATGATCCTGCTGACCATCCATCGGCGCGAGAACACGGGCGCCGCCCTGGAGGGGATCTGCCGCGCCGTGGCCGCGCTGCATGACCGCTTCGGCGATGTGGAGTTCGTCTATCCTATGCACCCGAACCCCGCGCTGCGCGCCGTGGTGCGGCCGTTGCTGGGGGCCCTGCCGCGCGTGCACCTGATCGAGGCGGTGGATTATCCGCGCATGGCGGCGCTGCTCAGGCAATGCAGCCTCGTCCTGACCGATAGCGGCGGACTGCAGGAGGAGGCGCCGGCACTCGGCAAACCGGTCTTCGTGCTGCGCGCCGAGACCGAGCGGCCCGAGCTGGTGGAAGCGGGTTTCGCGCGGCTGGTGGGGCATGCGACGCAGGCGATCCTGGACGGCGTCTCGGATTTCCTCACCGACCCGCGCCCGGGGGGCGGCTTCGCGCGTGGCGCCTCCCCCTATGGCGATGGCCAAGCCGCGACGCGCATCGCCGATCTCTGCGGGAGTTTCCTCGGCGTGGAAGCTTGCACCGCGGGCTGA
- a CDS encoding HpcH/HpaI aldolase family protein — protein sequence MANKVKEAWKAGKAVVNGWLAIPNAFSAEMYSQCGWDSVTVDMQHGVQDYLSCVSCFQGIAASGSGATPMVRVPWNEPGIIGKVLDAGAYGVICPMVNTPQEAANLVQYSKYPPGGTRSNGPIRAGAYGSSGNYQATANDEILVIPMIETKQAIENIQAILDVPGIDGIYIGPSDLSFSYGLTPKLDVEDPFILNIYEMLLKETSKRGIAAGLHNGTPEYANRMIKMGFKLVTIANEVGLMVGAAKAAVKVAKG from the coding sequence ATGGCGAACAAGGTCAAGGAAGCCTGGAAGGCCGGCAAGGCCGTGGTGAACGGGTGGCTCGCCATCCCCAACGCGTTCAGCGCCGAGATGTACAGCCAGTGCGGCTGGGATTCCGTCACGGTGGACATGCAGCACGGCGTGCAGGACTACCTCTCCTGCGTGTCCTGCTTCCAGGGCATCGCGGCCTCCGGCTCGGGCGCCACGCCGATGGTGCGCGTGCCGTGGAACGAGCCCGGGATCATCGGCAAGGTGCTGGATGCCGGCGCCTATGGCGTGATCTGCCCGATGGTGAACACGCCGCAGGAAGCGGCCAACCTGGTGCAGTACAGCAAGTATCCGCCGGGCGGCACGCGCTCCAACGGGCCGATCCGCGCGGGCGCCTACGGCTCCTCGGGCAACTACCAGGCGACGGCGAATGACGAGATCCTCGTCATCCCGATGATCGAGACCAAGCAGGCGATCGAGAACATCCAGGCCATCCTGGACGTGCCGGGCATCGACGGCATCTATATCGGCCCGTCGGACCTGTCCTTCAGCTACGGCCTGACGCCGAAGCTGGACGTGGAGGACCCCTTCATCCTCAACATCTACGAGATGCTGCTGAAGGAGACGTCCAAGCGCGGCATCGCGGCGGGCCTGCACAATGGCACGCCGGAATATGCGAACCGCATGATCAAGATGGGCTTCAAGCTGGTCACCATCGCGAACGAGGTCGGCCTCATGGTGGGCGCCGCCAAGGCCGCGGTGAAGGTCGCCAAGGGCTGA
- the hemE gene encoding uroporphyrinogen decarboxylase — translation MTDKPILRVLSGESVWPPPVWLMRQAGRHLPEYRATRGVAGSFMDLCLNPELAAEVTIQPVRRYGMDAAILFSDILIVPWAMGQGLTFAEGEGPRLPPITDQAGLDKLDVAGAAARAEPIMETVRRVRAGLAKDHPNTTLIGFAGSPWTVACYMVEGKGGGEFKHARRMIHDNPALFGALVEKLEAATLAYLLAQADAGAEALMLFDSWAGQLAPNAFRKWVIEPNKRLRAAIKAARPDMPVIGFPRLAGPMLAEYAAETGVQAVGMDTAMNPAWAAANVPKNVALQGNLDPEVLIAGGAALRREAESILAAMKGRPFIFNLGHGVEITTPPEHVVELLQILRAA, via the coding sequence ATGACAGACAAGCCCATTCTCCGAGTGCTCTCAGGCGAGAGCGTCTGGCCCCCTCCGGTCTGGCTCATGCGCCAGGCAGGGCGGCACCTGCCCGAATACCGGGCGACGCGCGGCGTGGCCGGCAGCTTCATGGACCTCTGCCTCAACCCGGAACTCGCGGCCGAGGTCACGATCCAGCCGGTGCGGCGCTACGGCATGGATGCGGCGATCCTCTTCTCGGACATCCTGATCGTCCCCTGGGCCATGGGCCAGGGCCTGACCTTCGCGGAAGGCGAGGGGCCGCGCCTGCCGCCCATCACCGACCAGGCGGGCCTCGACAAGCTCGACGTGGCCGGCGCCGCCGCCCGGGCGGAGCCGATCATGGAGACAGTGCGCCGCGTGCGGGCCGGCCTGGCCAAGGACCATCCGAACACCACGCTGATCGGCTTCGCGGGCTCGCCCTGGACGGTTGCCTGCTACATGGTGGAGGGCAAGGGCGGCGGCGAGTTCAAGCACGCCCGTCGCATGATCCATGACAACCCGGCCCTGTTCGGCGCCCTGGTCGAAAAGCTGGAGGCGGCGACGCTGGCCTATCTCCTGGCCCAGGCCGATGCGGGGGCCGAGGCGCTGATGCTCTTCGATTCCTGGGCGGGCCAATTGGCGCCCAACGCCTTCCGCAAGTGGGTGATCGAGCCGAACAAGCGCCTCAGGGCTGCCATCAAGGCCGCCCGGCCCGACATGCCGGTGATCGGCTTCCCGCGCCTTGCCGGGCCCATGCTGGCGGAATACGCGGCCGAGACCGGGGTGCAGGCCGTCGGCATGGATACGGCGATGAACCCGGCCTGGGCCGCGGCCAATGTGCCGAAGAACGTCGCCCTGCAAGGCAATCTGGACCCCGAGGTGCTGATCGCCGGCGGCGCGGCCCTGCGACGGGAGGCGGAATCCATCCTCGCCGCCATGAAGGGCCGCCCCTTCATCTTCAATCTGGGGCATGGCGTGGAGATCACAACGCCTCCGGAACATGTCGTGGAATTGCTTCAAATCCTCCGCGCCGCTTGA
- a CDS encoding pyruvate, water dikinase regulatory protein, translating into MPSRNTNLHLVSDSTGETLNSIARAAIARFDNAGVIQHRWFLVRSRMNLDRVLEGIEQEPGPVIFTLVDRSLRHALEETCGRLGVPCLSVLDSVMDLLQAEIGLRATEKRAAQHVMDADYFRRIDAMHYVLSHDDGQGTAGIMNADVVLVGVSRSSKTPTCFYLANRGVKAANVPLVPGAPLPPELENPPCPVVGLTIDPISLIDIRRHRLKLIGAGGVRVGENEYVDPDAVKQEILAARRLCAAHGWPVIDVTRRSIEETAATVMQQVELWHQRRGSQIAPAPEDPAAPVLGPHS; encoded by the coding sequence ATGCCCTCCCGCAACACCAACCTGCACCTGGTTTCCGACAGCACGGGCGAGACGCTGAACAGCATCGCCCGCGCCGCCATCGCCCGTTTCGACAATGCCGGCGTCATCCAGCATCGCTGGTTCCTGGTGCGCAGCCGCATGAACCTGGACCGCGTGCTGGAAGGCATCGAGCAGGAACCCGGGCCCGTCATCTTCACCCTGGTGGACCGCAGCCTGCGCCACGCGCTGGAGGAAACCTGCGGCCGGCTCGGCGTGCCCTGCCTCTCCGTGCTGGATTCCGTGATGGACCTCCTCCAGGCCGAGATCGGCCTGCGCGCCACCGAGAAGCGCGCCGCGCAGCATGTGATGGATGCCGACTATTTCCGCCGCATCGATGCCATGCACTATGTGCTGAGCCATGATGACGGGCAGGGCACGGCCGGCATCATGAATGCGGATGTCGTCCTTGTCGGCGTCTCGCGCTCCTCCAAGACGCCCACCTGCTTCTACCTGGCCAATCGCGGTGTGAAGGCGGCGAATGTCCCGCTCGTTCCCGGCGCGCCGCTGCCGCCCGAGCTGGAGAACCCCCCCTGCCCGGTGGTGGGGCTGACCATCGATCCCATCTCGCTGATTGATATCCGCCGCCACCGCCTGAAGCTGATCGGCGCGGGCGGCGTCCGCGTGGGCGAGAATGAATATGTGGACCCCGACGCCGTGAAGCAGGAAATCCTGGCCGCCCGCCGGCTCTGCGCCGCGCATGGCTGGCCGGTGATCGACGTCACCCGCCGCAGTATCGAGGAGACGGCGGCCACGGTGATGCAGCAGGTGGAGCTCTGGCACCAGCGGCGCGGCAGCCAGATCGCTCCCGCACCCGAAGATCCCGCGGCCCCCGTGCTGGGGCCGCATTCGTGA
- a CDS encoding HAD family hydrolase: MIRAVLFDCDGVLADSETLSNRIVAEEITALGWALDGHAAQREFLGLSLPDMLPIIEGRVGPVPAGWGLALSHRIAREMEIGVTAMPGALAALEAVVAAGLPMAVCSNSARAELGMKMRVLGFEGFFAGRILSFQDVPRPKPAPDLYLAAAEACGVAPADCLVVEDSATGVAAGLAAGCQVVSLVPGLGVPYLPDLAGLGALLG, from the coding sequence GTGATCCGCGCCGTCCTGTTCGACTGCGATGGCGTGCTGGCCGACAGCGAGACCCTGTCCAACCGCATTGTGGCCGAGGAGATCACCGCCCTCGGCTGGGCGCTGGACGGGCATGCGGCGCAGCGGGAGTTCCTCGGGCTTTCGCTGCCCGACATGCTGCCCATCATCGAGGGCCGCGTCGGACCTGTGCCGGCGGGTTGGGGCCTGGCGCTGAGCCATCGCATCGCGCGGGAAATGGAGATCGGCGTGACGGCCATGCCCGGCGCCTTGGCGGCGCTGGAGGCGGTGGTGGCGGCAGGCTTGCCCATGGCGGTCTGCTCCAATTCCGCCCGTGCCGAGCTTGGCATGAAGATGCGCGTGCTGGGCTTCGAGGGCTTTTTCGCAGGCCGGATTCTCAGCTTCCAGGATGTGCCGCGCCCCAAGCCAGCGCCGGATCTCTACCTTGCGGCGGCGGAAGCGTGCGGCGTGGCGCCGGCGGACTGCCTGGTGGTGGAGGACAGCGCCACCGGCGTCGCGGCCGGCCTGGCGGCAGGCTGCCAGGTGGTGAGCCTGGTGCCCGGCCTCGGCGTGCCATACCTGCCCGACCTGGCTGGCCTGGGCGCGCTGCTGGGCTGA
- a CDS encoding TIGR02302 family protein has protein sequence MTAGRLARKRALARAALWWEALWPALWPALGTLGLFGIFALAGLPALLPGWAHVLILAGFAAALVLALRHGFKGFRGPDAAAVDRRLERETGLKHRPLAALQDQPATQDPDGLALWQAHQSRMRRMIGKLRVGTPRPGLAARDPRALRAGVLVAFCAALFAAGGDAPALLARGLTPHFGSPPPAAALRIEAWVTPPAYTGAPPIFLPAQGGSATIPAGSRLQVALSGGPGTALPEIIGLPGLAFEAPITSQGGGGSHTAQAVMQAGARITIRREGTEIVTWNLAVQADAPPIAAFTEVPVRSPRGLALRLPWRTEDDWGVATLRAEFHLAARPDAAPITLEMTLPSAAPKQARGLAQPDLSAHPWAGLPVTLRLIARDGAEQEGRSEEVTLILPERSFNHPVARAIIEIRKGLSLNPGGRMEAMREMDRITQAPEAFEHDAGTLLALRTARGQLQRDRRAEAVGEVQELLWEAALALEEGRDSRTARALAEAQRQLREAMNEAERTPPAENEQQRSEVERRIEQLREAIRRHLEAMAERLQRENAEALPYDPQQRMLDQRDMDRRTRRMEEATRQNRMEDAQRELAELEEMLRALQEGRVARSESPERQRQRERGQQQMGAVQDMVRRQGEMVDQGSRRAEQQEQRAAQQRRLAQPWNQRPGQPGQTTPEQQQQAEQELQRQLQAEARRQRALRRALGELMQQQGDLTGEIPEALGQADQAMREAMEALQQGRDARPAQQEAMRRLQEGGRQMAQQMQRQFGQGQGEGEGEEEGMGEMEMGGEGQDGEQQLGEGRDPLGRRARENTGNADNGSDTRVPDEAEQLRTRRLQDELRRRGAERERPAEELDYIDRLLRRF, from the coding sequence GTGACGGCGGGGCGCCTCGCCCGCAAGCGCGCCCTCGCCCGGGCCGCGCTGTGGTGGGAGGCCCTCTGGCCGGCGCTCTGGCCGGCCCTTGGCACGCTCGGCCTCTTCGGCATCTTCGCCCTGGCCGGCCTGCCCGCGCTGCTGCCCGGCTGGGCCCATGTCCTGATCCTTGCGGGCTTCGCGGCCGCGCTGGTCCTCGCCCTGCGGCACGGCTTCAAGGGATTCCGCGGCCCTGATGCGGCCGCGGTGGACCGCCGGCTGGAGCGTGAGACCGGGCTGAAGCACCGCCCCCTCGCCGCCCTGCAGGACCAGCCCGCCACACAGGATCCGGACGGTCTGGCGCTGTGGCAGGCGCATCAATCCCGCATGCGGCGGATGATCGGCAAGCTGCGCGTCGGCACGCCGCGCCCCGGCCTCGCCGCACGGGACCCGCGCGCGCTGCGGGCCGGCGTGCTGGTCGCCTTCTGCGCCGCGCTCTTCGCCGCCGGGGGCGATGCGCCCGCCCTGCTCGCCCGCGGCCTGACACCCCATTTCGGCAGCCCGCCACCCGCGGCGGCGCTCCGCATCGAGGCCTGGGTGACGCCGCCCGCCTATACCGGCGCTCCGCCCATCTTCCTGCCCGCCCAGGGCGGCAGCGCCACCATCCCGGCCGGCAGCCGCCTCCAGGTCGCGCTTTCCGGCGGCCCGGGCACCGCCCTGCCCGAGATCATCGGCCTGCCCGGCCTGGCCTTCGAGGCGCCGATCACCAGCCAGGGCGGCGGCGGCAGCCACACCGCCCAGGCCGTGATGCAGGCCGGCGCGCGCATCACCATCCGGCGCGAGGGGACGGAGATCGTCACCTGGAACCTCGCCGTCCAGGCCGATGCGCCGCCCATCGCCGCCTTCACCGAGGTGCCCGTCCGCTCGCCGCGCGGGCTGGCGCTCCGGCTGCCCTGGCGCACCGAGGATGACTGGGGCGTCGCCACGCTGCGGGCCGAGTTCCACCTGGCCGCCCGCCCCGACGCCGCACCCATCACGCTGGAGATGACGCTGCCCTCCGCCGCGCCGAAGCAGGCGCGCGGCCTGGCGCAGCCCGACCTCTCGGCGCATCCCTGGGCAGGGCTGCCGGTCACGCTGCGCCTCATCGCCCGCGACGGCGCCGAGCAGGAGGGCCGCTCGGAGGAGGTGACGCTCATCCTGCCCGAGCGCAGCTTCAACCACCCCGTGGCGCGCGCCATCATCGAGATCCGCAAGGGCCTCTCGCTCAACCCCGGTGGGCGGATGGAGGCGATGCGCGAGATGGACCGCATCACCCAGGCGCCCGAGGCCTTCGAGCATGATGCCGGCACCCTGCTGGCGCTCCGCACCGCGCGCGGCCAGCTTCAGCGCGACCGGCGGGCCGAGGCGGTGGGCGAAGTGCAGGAACTGCTCTGGGAAGCCGCCCTGGCGCTGGAGGAAGGCCGCGACAGCCGCACCGCCCGCGCCCTCGCCGAGGCCCAGCGCCAGCTGCGCGAGGCGATGAACGAGGCCGAGCGCACGCCGCCCGCCGAGAACGAGCAGCAGCGCAGCGAGGTGGAGCGCCGCATCGAACAGTTGCGCGAGGCGATCCGCCGTCACCTCGAAGCCATGGCCGAGCGCCTGCAGCGCGAGAATGCCGAGGCTCTGCCCTATGACCCGCAGCAGCGCATGCTCGACCAGCGCGACATGGACCGCCGCACCCGCCGCATGGAGGAAGCGACCCGCCAGAACCGCATGGAGGACGCCCAGCGCGAACTCGCCGAACTGGAGGAAATGCTCCGCGCGCTGCAGGAAGGCCGCGTTGCCCGTTCCGAATCCCCTGAGCGCCAGCGCCAGCGCGAGCGCGGCCAGCAGCAGATGGGCGCCGTGCAGGACATGGTGCGCCGCCAGGGCGAGATGGTGGACCAGGGCTCACGCCGTGCCGAGCAGCAGGAACAACGCGCCGCCCAGCAGCGCCGCCTGGCCCAGCCCTGGAACCAGCGCCCCGGCCAGCCCGGCCAGACCACGCCGGAGCAACAGCAGCAGGCCGAGCAGGAGCTCCAGCGCCAGCTCCAGGCCGAGGCCCGCCGCCAGCGGGCGCTCCGCCGCGCCCTGGGTGAGCTCATGCAGCAGCAGGGCGACCTGACCGGCGAGATCCCCGAGGCCCTCGGCCAGGCCGACCAGGCAATGCGCGAGGCGATGGAAGCCCTCCAGCAAGGCCGCGACGCCCGCCCCGCCCAGCAGGAGGCCATGCGCCGCCTGCAGGAGGGCGGCCGCCAGATGGCCCAGCAGATGCAGCGCCAGTTCGGCCAGGGCCAGGGCGAAGGCGAGGGCGAAGAGGAGGGCATGGGCGAGATGGAAATGGGCGGCGAGGGCCAGGATGGCGAGCAGCAGCTCGGCGAGGGCCGCGACCCGCTTGGCCGCCGCGCCCGCGAGAACACCGGCAATGCCGACAATGGCAGCGACACCCGCGTGCCGGACGAAGCCGAGCAGCTCCGCACCCGGCGGCTGCAGGATGAGCTGCGCCGGCGTGGGGCGGAGCGCGAAAGGCCGGCCGAGGAACTTGATTACATTGATCGGCTGCTCAGGCGGTTCTGA
- a CDS encoding CaiB/BaiF CoA transferase family protein — protein sequence MTISPLSALKVVEFTHMVMGPTTGMVLADLGADVVKVEPAPKGDSTRALTGSGTGFYASFQRNRRSLCVDMKAPEGLALVKKLVAQSDVLIENFRPGAMEKLGLGYAALSAENPRLIYCSCKGFLNGPYQHRTALDEVVQMMGGLAYMTGPEGQPLRAGASVIDIMGGLSAAIAILSVVTERAQTGRGRYVEAALFETVALLMAQHMAQTAITGTAPPPMSKRTPAWPVYDVFDTSDGGQVFVGVVTDTAWPAFCEAFGLTELAADPSLATKQQRVAQRARTIPVIAEALRHYTKPALMEKCEALGLPYAPIGKPADLFDDPHLTANGGLVPLTLPDGRSVKLPALPITLDGERPGLRHDLAPPGAQNDELCAELGYSPLEIGRLRDAGVIV from the coding sequence ATGACCATCTCGCCACTTTCCGCCCTCAAGGTCGTCGAATTCACCCACATGGTGATGGGCCCTACCACCGGCATGGTGCTGGCCGACCTCGGCGCCGATGTCGTGAAGGTGGAGCCAGCGCCGAAGGGGGATTCCACGCGCGCGCTGACCGGCTCGGGCACTGGCTTCTATGCCAGCTTCCAGCGCAATCGCCGCTCGCTCTGCGTGGACATGAAGGCGCCGGAAGGTCTGGCCCTGGTGAAGAAGCTGGTGGCGCAGAGCGACGTGCTGATCGAGAATTTCCGGCCGGGTGCGATGGAGAAGCTCGGCCTCGGCTATGCCGCGTTGAGCGCGGAGAATCCGCGGCTGATCTACTGCTCCTGCAAGGGCTTCCTCAACGGCCCCTACCAGCACCGAACCGCGCTGGACGAGGTGGTGCAGATGATGGGCGGCCTCGCCTACATGACCGGGCCGGAGGGGCAGCCGCTGCGCGCCGGCGCCTCGGTGATCGACATCATGGGGGGCTTGTCGGCCGCCATCGCCATCCTCTCCGTCGTCACCGAGCGGGCGCAGACCGGGCGCGGGCGCTATGTGGAGGCCGCGCTGTTCGAGACGGTGGCGCTGCTGATGGCGCAGCACATGGCGCAGACCGCCATCACCGGCACGGCGCCGCCGCCGATGAGCAAGCGCACGCCCGCCTGGCCGGTCTATGACGTGTTCGATACATCGGATGGGGGACAGGTGTTCGTCGGCGTCGTCACCGACACGGCCTGGCCGGCCTTCTGCGAGGCCTTCGGGCTGACGGAGCTGGCGGCCGACCCCTCGCTCGCCACCAAGCAGCAGCGCGTGGCGCAGCGGGCGCGGACCATTCCCGTGATCGCGGAGGCGCTGCGCCACTACACCAAGCCTGCGCTGATGGAGAAATGCGAGGCGCTGGGCCTGCCCTATGCGCCGATCGGCAAGCCGGCCGATCTGTTCGACGACCCGCATCTCACTGCCAATGGCGGGCTGGTCCCGCTGACGCTGCCCGATGGGCGTTCCGTGAAGCTGCCTGCGCTGCCCATCACGCTGGATGGCGAGCGGCCGGGGCTGCGGCATGATCTGGCGCCGCCCGGCGCGCAGAATGACGAGCTCTGCGCGGAGCTTGGGTATTCGCCTTTGGAGATCGGACGCCTGCGAGACGCGGGCGTGATTGTGTGA
- the hemH gene encoding ferrochelatase encodes MVLFNLGGPDAPESVRPFLVNLFSDPAILRVPGFVRPWLAKLIAWRRTKPAQENYAVLGGKSPLRELTEEQGRNLEAVLREREPGTEWRSFVAMRYWHPMSDETVSAVQSWGADEVLLVPLYPQFSTTTTGSSITAWNDACAKAGLRVPTTALCCFHADEGYARSTARMVQEAYDKARAELPAEVPLRILFSAHGLPESIVKAGDPYQWQVESTVAAVIEHLTIPNLDSLVCYQSRVTPQKWIGPSTEDEIERAAKEKVAILISPIAFVSEHSETLVELDVEYREEADHLGIPGYFRVPAQNSDQGFILALADLVQRTRGSGRALCSFAGARQCPKQHGDCPHARAKVEQGAVQDAKLAKAA; translated from the coding sequence GTGGTTTTGTTCAATCTGGGTGGGCCTGACGCGCCGGAAAGCGTGCGGCCCTTCCTGGTCAACCTGTTCAGCGACCCCGCCATCCTGCGGGTGCCGGGCTTCGTCCGCCCCTGGCTGGCCAAGCTCATCGCCTGGCGGCGGACCAAGCCGGCGCAGGAGAACTACGCCGTGCTGGGCGGCAAATCCCCGCTGCGCGAATTGACCGAGGAACAGGGCCGCAACCTGGAAGCGGTGCTGCGCGAGCGCGAGCCAGGCACGGAATGGCGCTCCTTCGTCGCCATGCGCTACTGGCACCCGATGAGCGACGAGACGGTGAGCGCCGTGCAGTCCTGGGGCGCCGACGAGGTGCTGCTGGTGCCGCTCTATCCACAGTTTTCCACCACGACGACCGGCTCCTCCATCACCGCCTGGAATGATGCCTGCGCCAAGGCGGGGCTGCGCGTGCCCACCACGGCGCTGTGCTGCTTCCACGCGGATGAGGGCTATGCCCGCTCCACCGCCCGGATGGTGCAGGAGGCCTATGACAAAGCGCGGGCCGAGCTGCCGGCCGAGGTGCCGCTGCGTATCCTGTTCTCGGCGCATGGTCTGCCCGAGAGCATCGTGAAGGCGGGCGACCCCTATCAGTGGCAGGTGGAAAGCACGGTGGCTGCCGTGATCGAGCACCTGACCATCCCGAACCTGGATTCCTTGGTCTGCTACCAGTCGCGCGTCACGCCGCAGAAATGGATCGGCCCCTCGACCGAGGATGAGATCGAGCGCGCGGCGAAGGAGAAGGTCGCGATCCTGATCAGCCCCATCGCCTTCGTCTCCGAGCATTCGGAAACCCTGGTGGAGCTGGATGTGGAGTACCGCGAGGAGGCCGATCATCTCGGCATTCCCGGCTATTTCCGCGTGCCGGCGCAGAACAGCGACCAGGGCTTCATCCTGGCCCTGGCCGACCTGGTGCAGCGCACCCGGGGCTCGGGGCGGGCGCTGTGCAGCTTCGCCGGGGCCCGGCAATGCCCGAAGCAGCATGGCGATTGCCCGCATGCCCGCGCGAAGGTGGAGCAGGGTGCCGTGCAGGACGCGAAGCTCGCGAAGGCGGCGTGA
- a CDS encoding Maf family protein, with protein MRLILASQSLSRRALLEGAGLDFEAMPSAVDEAAIKESAQAEGVSAADTAILLADAKAARIARRHPEAVVIGADQLLVCEGEWFDKPPDLAAARGHLLKLRNRAHELMTAVVVWRNGQRAWHHLATPRLAMRDFSDAFLDEYLAREGGFVTQSVGAYRLEGMGIQLMRDIRGEHTAILGLPLLPLLAYLRDAGVIKA; from the coding sequence GTGAGGCTGATCCTCGCCTCGCAAAGCCTTTCCCGCCGCGCGCTGCTCGAGGGTGCGGGCCTCGATTTCGAGGCCATGCCCTCGGCCGTGGACGAGGCCGCCATCAAGGAGAGCGCCCAGGCCGAGGGCGTGAGCGCCGCCGACACCGCCATCCTGCTGGCCGATGCCAAGGCCGCCCGCATCGCCCGCCGCCACCCTGAGGCCGTCGTGATCGGCGCCGACCAGCTCCTCGTCTGCGAGGGGGAATGGTTCGACAAGCCGCCCGACCTCGCGGCGGCGCGCGGCCACCTGTTGAAGCTCCGCAACCGCGCGCATGAACTGATGACGGCCGTGGTGGTCTGGCGCAACGGCCAGCGTGCCTGGCACCATCTCGCCACGCCGCGCCTCGCCATGCGCGACTTCTCGGATGCCTTCCTGGATGAATATCTGGCACGCGAGGGTGGCTTCGTGACACAGAGCGTGGGCGCCTATCGGCTGGAAGGGATGGGCATCCAGCTCATGCGCGACATCCGCGGCGAGCACACGGCCATCCTGGGGCTGCCGCTTCTGCCGCTGCTCGCCTATCTGCGCGATGCTGGGGTCATCAAAGCATAA